In the Leclercia adecarboxylata genome, TGGCCATCTGTGGTGTAGACCCCTTTATTGCGTTTGTAGCTGAAGCTGACTGGATCTGATGAGCTGGTGCCTGTGCATTATTAACTTGCTCGTGAATATCAATAGTCTCTGAGGCCCACGCCGACGAGATTAAGCCAAGACCCATAACAGCAGCTAAGACGATATTTTTCATGATAACTCTCCATTTCTGAATTAGTGATGTCCGGGGAAGTACAACCGGTTTTTTCAGTTCCATAACTGAAACAGGTTCGGCAGTGTTTATTTCTCCGGGAGAGGGCTGGATATTCATTTCCTGGCGTAATCTGACGCCGGGTATTGATGAAGCAATCCAGCCTTCCTGATAAGTTGCACTAATTATATCGAATGGCTTCTGTTTGCTGCATGACAGGCTAATGACATCTTTGTCATTTAAATCTTTATTCTCAGTTTTGGGGCTCCGGAATCATTTTCTCCAGTCTGGGCACGGATAGGATAAAACGAGTTGAACGTACGTCCGATTCCACCTGCACTCTTCCGTGATGTGCTTCCACGATGGACTTCACAATCGCAAGGCCGATGCCGCTGCCTTCTCCTTTTCGTTGTCTGGACGGATCTACCCGATAAAAACGGTCAAACAGCCTTGATAAATGCTCTTCAGGGATTGGTTTCCCCGGATTTTCAATCACAAGGTCAAAAAAGCTCTCCTGCTCTCTTATTGAGACGGTGATTGCCTGTCCCTCCGGGGTATAACGCAGGGCATTGGATAACAGATTATTGATCGCCCTTCTGAACATTTGTGGATCTCCCTCAACCAGGCAGGGCATCCCGTTAAATTTGAGCGTGATATTGCGTTCTTCGGCCCAGGCTTCGAAAAACTCGAAGACTTTCATGACTTCCGCTCTGAGGTCAAACATGACCCTGTCAGGTATCAGCTGATTATTATCTGCCTGTGCCAGGAACAGCATATCGCTGACCATTTTGGTCATCCGGTTATACTCTTCAAGACTGGAATAGAGGACATCCTCAAGTTCCCTCTGGGTTCGATCCTGACTCAGTGCGATTTCAGTCTGCGTCACCAGATTGGTGATGGGCGTTCTGATCTCATGCGCGATATCGGCAGAGAAATTGGCCTGGCGGGTAAAGACATCCTCAATCTTTCCAATCATATGATTGAACGAGATAACCAGTTGCTCCAGCTCAATGGGAACGCGTGTCGGTTCCAGTCGCGCATCAAGATTCTCGGAGGTGATGTTTTTAATGGCATTGCTGACATTACGAAGGGGCAGGTGCCCCTGACGGACAGCGATTCGAATGATCAGAACAATCAACAGGCTTATCACGACGGCAATCGCAATCAGGTTCTTTTTCAGCGCATCGAGGTAATGGAGATGGAAATTAATGGATAGGCCAGTCAGCATGACATAGTTCTGCTGTTTGCCCTGAAATATCGCCTGACCAGAGGAGGCGATAATCCTGTATGTTTCCATCTTCATTTCGGACCCGGTATCCATCGGTCCCGCAGGATCCTCCACCGTCCAGAGAAAGACATCCCGTGCGCGGCTGTGCTCGCTAAAATCTGCTGAATTCACTGCCGGGCGTAGTGCCGCCCCCTGAGCTGAGCTAAAGAGCACTTCACCCCTGGGATTGAGGAGCAAAAGGGCAACGTTGCGGTAGCTGGCAATTGATTCCTTTATTTTGCTTATTTTTTTATCATCCGGATCCACCGGGGACTGCAGTATACGGTTCAGTGTGGTGCTGATTTGTTGAAGATCGCTGACATCCTGCTCGGCAAAATGATTTTCAACAGAATGCAGCATAAACCAGGTGAAGGCGATAAAAGCCAGTATCGTGGACAGGCTGATAAAAAAGGTCAGCCGCAGAGCGAGTGAGAAAGGGCGTCTGGAAGGTTTGCTATGCATCCGGGACCTCCAGCATGTAGCCCACGCCCCGGACTGTCTGGATCAGCTTTGTCTCGTAATCGTTGTCTATTTTAGCGCGGAGTCGCTTTACTGCGACATCGATCGCATTAGTGTCGCTGTCAAAATTCATGTCCCAGACCTGAGAGGCAATCAGGGAGCGGGGAAGAACCTCTCCCTGATGGCGAATGAAAAATTCCAGCAGGCTGAACTCTTTACTGGTGAGCACAATGCGGTTTCCGGCGCGACTGACTTTTCTGGATACGAGATCAATCGAGAGGTCAGCCACCTTAAACTGGCTTTCCGTGATCATCGTGTTTCCCCGCCTCAGAAGGGTTCTCACCCGGGCGAGCAGTTCGGCAAACGCAAAGGGTTTAACCAGATAATCGTCCGCACCCAGTTCCAGTCCTTTGACCCTATGTTCGATCGTGCCGAGGGCTGTCAGCAGTAAGACCGGCATACCCTTTCCGGCAGTGCGCAGCATGCGGATGATATCCCAGCCGTTCACATCAGGTAGCATGATATCCAGAATGACTAAATCATACTCGGCTGTCATGGCGAGATGATATCCGGTAAGACCATTATCAGCGTGATCCACTACGAACCCTGCCTCTGTAAGCCCTTTGCTGAGATATTCACCTGTTTTAATTTCGTCTTCGACGATCAATATTTTCATCTTGCTCCCCGGCTGGCTGCTAATGTCATTCTATTGCGCCCACGATCGTTATCAACGGATTACAGCAAAAATGACAACATTGTCATTATCCTGTCACTCGGCAAACAGAGAGCGTTAGGTAAAGTACCCCTATCAATACTCTGGACTTCATTTGAACCATTTACCAGGTCTGCCTGGACGAGAAGCGTTATGTTCAAATTAAAATTACTCAGCATTAGCACGATATTCATCCTGGCAGGCTGCGTGTCGCTTGCGCCTGAATATCAGCGGCCCGCAGCACCGGTACCCCAGCAGTTTTCACTGTCCCATAACAGCCTGACGCCAGCGGTAAATGGCTATCAGGATACGGGCTGGCGTAACTTTTTTGTCGATCCCCAGGTTACCCGGTTGATCGGTGAAGCTCTGACTAATAACCGTGATTTGAGAATGGCTGCCCTGAAGGTTGAAGAGGCCCGAGCCCAGTTCAACGTCACGGATGCAGATCGTTATCCCCAGCTGAATGCCTCATCCGGGATAACATACAGCGGTGGTCTGAAAGGTGACAAGCCGACCACACAGGAGTACGACGCGAGACTGGAGCTCAGCTATGAGCTCGATTTTTTCGGCAAACTTAAGAACATGAGTGATGCTGACCGCCAGAACTACTTTGCCAGCGAAGAAGCCCGTCGGGCCGTACACATCCTGCTGGTCTCCAACGTTTCACAGAGCTATTTCAGCCAGCAACTGGCGTACGAACAACTCCGTATTGCGCGGGAAACGCTGAAAAATTATGAACAGTCCTATGCTTTCGTTGAGCAACAGCTCGTGACCGGGAGTACGAACGTTCTGGCACTTGAACAGGCGAGAGGACAAATCGAAAGTACCCGCGCCGAAATAGCCAAACGAGAAGGCGATCTGGCTCAGGCAAACAATGCCCTGCAACTGGTGCTGGGAACGTACCGCGCACTTCCGTCAGAAAAAGGGATGAAAGGCGGGGAGATCGCACCAGTAAAATTGCCACCAAATCTATCTTCACAAATTTTGCTGCAGCGACCGGATATTATGGAAGCGGAATATCAGCTGAAAGCGGCTGATGCCAATATTGGCGCAGCGCGAGCGGCCTTTTTCCCCTCCATTACCCTGACCAGTGGTCTTTCCGCAAGCAGTACGGAGCTGTCCAGCCTGTTTACGTCAGGAAGTGGAATGTGGAATTTTATCCCTAAAATTGAAATTCCTATTTTTAATGCTGGCAGGAATAAAGCCAATCTGAAGCTGGCTGAAATTCGCCAGCAACAATCGGTGGTTAATTACGAACAAAAAATTCAGTCAGCCTTTAAGGATGTTTCCGACACGCTTGCGCTGCGCGACAGCCTTAGCCAGCAACTTGAGTCACAGCAGCGTTATCTTGATTCACTTCAGATAACTCTCCAGCGTGCCAGAGGATTATATGCAAGTGGTGCTGTCAGTTACATCGAAGTGCTGGATGCAGAACGTTCCCTCTTCGCTACGCAGCAAACCATTCTCGATCTTACCTATTCCCGACAGGTTAACGAAATTAATCTGTTTACCGCGCTGGGTGGCGGTTGGGTAGAGTAAATTTATTTAATTAATCAGGAAATTAAAAATGCGTAATTCACTTAAAGCCGTTTTATTTGGTGCCTTCTCTGTCATGTTTTCTGCCGGTCTTCATGCTGAAACACATCAGCATGGCGATATGAATGCTGCCAGTGATGCTTCGGTACAGCAGGTTATCAAGGGCACCGGTGTCGTTAAAGACATTGATATGAATAGTAAAAAGATTACCATTTCGCACGAAGCAATCCCTGCTGTGGGCTGGCCTGCAATGACCATGCGCTTCACTTTTGTTAATGCAGACGACGCTATCAATGCCCTGAAAACCGGCAACCATGTCGATTTCTCGTTTATTCAGCAGGGCAATATCTCCTTACTCAAAAGCATTAACGTTACGCAATCCTGATTATCAGTCCGGAGCGAATACATCCAGTGCGCCTGAACATTCATTAAGGGATTACTGTGAATGAATGATCGGGCGCATATGCCAGGTGTTTTGATTTTTCAGCGAGAAATTGTATGGCTTCTTTAAAGATAAAATATGCTGCAATAATTATCAGCAGCCTCATAGCAGGAGGGCTGATATCGGTTACTGCCTGGCAGTATGTAAACTCATCACAAAAAACAGTACAAACCGAACAAAAGGCACCGGAGCGAAAGGTACTTTTCTGGTATGACCCGATGAAACCGGATACCAAATTTGATAAACCCGGAAAATCTCCCTTTATGGATATGGACCTGGTGCCAAAATATGCTGATGAAAGCGGCGATAAAAGCAGTGGCGGGATCCGTATCGATCCAACGCAGGTTCAGAATCTGGGATTAAAAACGCAAAAAGTCACGCGAGGAATGCTGAATTATTCTCAGACAATCCCGGCTAATGTCAGTTACAACGAGTATCAGTTTGTCATTGTGCAGGCGCGCTCTGACGGTTTCGTCGAAAAAGTGTATCCCCTGACGATTGGCGATCATGTGAAGAAAGGCACTCCGCTTATCGATATCACCATTCCTGAATGGGTTGAGGCACAAAGTGAGTTCCTGCTGTTATCCGGTACAGGCGGTACGTCAACCCAGATAAAAGGGGTTCTGGAGCGACTTCGTCTGGCTGGTATGCCGGAAGAGGATATTCAAAGGCTGCGTTCAACCCGCACAATCCAGACCCGTTTTACCATTAAAGCACCTATTGATGGTGTCATTACTGCGTTTGACCTGCGCACCGGAATGAATATTTCGAAAGATAAAGTAGTGGCTCAGATTCAGGGGATGGACCCGGTCTGGATCAGCGCTGCAGTGCCAGAATCTATCGCATATCTGCTGAAAGATACGTCGCAGTTTGAAATTTCGGTACCGGCTTATCCGGATAAAACATTCCATGTCGAAAAATGGAACATTCTTCCCAGCGTGGATCAGACAACCCGTACGCTTCAGGTCCGTCTCCAGGTTTCTAATAAGGATGAGTTTCTCAAGCCGGGCATGAATGCCTATCTGAAACTGAATACCAGGAGCCAGGAGATGCTGCTGATACCAAGCCAGGCCGTTATCGATACCGGCAAAGAACAGCGCGTGATTACTGTTGATGATGAAGGCAAGTTTGTGCCGAAACAGATCCACGTTCTGCATGAATCACAGCAACAGTCCGGCATTGGCTCCGGCCTGAATGAAGGCGATACCGTGGTGGTCAGTGGCCTGTTCCTCATTGACTCCGAAGCCAATATTACGGGCGCGCTGGAACGTATGCGCCACCCTGAAAAAACAGAAAACAGTATGCCAGCAATGTCT is a window encoding:
- the silS gene encoding copper/silver sensor histidine kinase SilS, coding for MHSKPSRRPFSLALRLTFFISLSTILAFIAFTWFMLHSVENHFAEQDVSDLQQISTTLNRILQSPVDPDDKKISKIKESIASYRNVALLLLNPRGEVLFSSAQGAALRPAVNSADFSEHSRARDVFLWTVEDPAGPMDTGSEMKMETYRIIASSGQAIFQGKQQNYVMLTGLSINFHLHYLDALKKNLIAIAVVISLLIVLIIRIAVRQGHLPLRNVSNAIKNITSENLDARLEPTRVPIELEQLVISFNHMIGKIEDVFTRQANFSADIAHEIRTPITNLVTQTEIALSQDRTQRELEDVLYSSLEEYNRMTKMVSDMLFLAQADNNQLIPDRVMFDLRAEVMKVFEFFEAWAEERNITLKFNGMPCLVEGDPQMFRRAINNLLSNALRYTPEGQAITVSIREQESFFDLVIENPGKPIPEEHLSRLFDRFYRVDPSRQRKGEGSGIGLAIVKSIVEAHHGRVQVESDVRSTRFILSVPRLEKMIPEPQN
- the silR gene encoding copper/silver response regulator transcription factor SilR; protein product: MKILIVEDEIKTGEYLSKGLTEAGFVVDHADNGLTGYHLAMTAEYDLVILDIMLPDVNGWDIIRMLRTAGKGMPVLLLTALGTIEHRVKGLELGADDYLVKPFAFAELLARVRTLLRRGNTMITESQFKVADLSIDLVSRKVSRAGNRIVLTSKEFSLLEFFIRHQGEVLPRSLIASQVWDMNFDSDTNAIDVAVKRLRAKIDNDYETKLIQTVRGVGYMLEVPDA
- the silC gene encoding Cu(+)/Ag(+) efflux RND transporter outer membrane channel SilC; its protein translation is MFKLKLLSISTIFILAGCVSLAPEYQRPAAPVPQQFSLSHNSLTPAVNGYQDTGWRNFFVDPQVTRLIGEALTNNRDLRMAALKVEEARAQFNVTDADRYPQLNASSGITYSGGLKGDKPTTQEYDARLELSYELDFFGKLKNMSDADRQNYFASEEARRAVHILLVSNVSQSYFSQQLAYEQLRIARETLKNYEQSYAFVEQQLVTGSTNVLALEQARGQIESTRAEIAKREGDLAQANNALQLVLGTYRALPSEKGMKGGEIAPVKLPPNLSSQILLQRPDIMEAEYQLKAADANIGAARAAFFPSITLTSGLSASSTELSSLFTSGSGMWNFIPKIEIPIFNAGRNKANLKLAEIRQQQSVVNYEQKIQSAFKDVSDTLALRDSLSQQLESQQRYLDSLQITLQRARGLYASGAVSYIEVLDAERSLFATQQTILDLTYSRQVNEINLFTALGGGWVE
- the cusF gene encoding cation efflux system protein CusF, with the protein product MRNSLKAVLFGAFSVMFSAGLHAETHQHGDMNAASDASVQQVIKGTGVVKDIDMNSKKITISHEAIPAVGWPAMTMRFTFVNADDAINALKTGNHVDFSFIQQGNISLLKSINVTQS
- the silB gene encoding Cu(+)/Ag(+) efflux RND transporter periplasmic adaptor subunit SilB; this translates as MASLKIKYAAIIISSLIAGGLISVTAWQYVNSSQKTVQTEQKAPERKVLFWYDPMKPDTKFDKPGKSPFMDMDLVPKYADESGDKSSGGIRIDPTQVQNLGLKTQKVTRGMLNYSQTIPANVSYNEYQFVIVQARSDGFVEKVYPLTIGDHVKKGTPLIDITIPEWVEAQSEFLLLSGTGGTSTQIKGVLERLRLAGMPEEDIQRLRSTRTIQTRFTIKAPIDGVITAFDLRTGMNISKDKVVAQIQGMDPVWISAAVPESIAYLLKDTSQFEISVPAYPDKTFHVEKWNILPSVDQTTRTLQVRLQVSNKDEFLKPGMNAYLKLNTRSQEMLLIPSQAVIDTGKEQRVITVDDEGKFVPKQIHVLHESQQQSGIGSGLNEGDTVVVSGLFLIDSEANITGALERMRHPEKTENSMPAMSEQPVNMHSGH